Proteins from a single region of Ananas comosus cultivar F153 linkage group 3, ASM154086v1, whole genome shotgun sequence:
- the LOC109708040 gene encoding dof zinc finger protein DOF4.6-like isoform X2, which translates to MDTTQWPHQELGLVKPIEEMMAGVGSGAASGAGGASRPPAQLVERRARPQKEKALNCPRCNSTNTKFCYYNNYSLTQPRYFCKTCRRYWTEGGSLRNVPVGGGSRKNKRSSSSAPSTSFSTTTTTTTTTTTTNNNNNNSNKKLMTHDISLSSPSHNIKFSQSQDLNLAFPYHSMPHEYTEFPNNSSCNTTTTANNININTSGSSRNNPYTANSTVGAFSAMELLRSGISSSRGVGSFVPMPLQEYPGGLGFLHDFRPPTTLGFPLDHGVGGGGGGGGGGGEVAATVGGTGNYESSLQESRLLFPFEDLKPAVPSNSGELEHSRMQSGDPPGFWNGMIHGGGGSWFIRCMTRPFIPTKILASMNKARKVLLSEENK; encoded by the exons ATGGACACAACCCAGTGGCCTCATCAG GAGCTAGGGCTTGTGAAGCCCATAGAGGAGATGATGGCCGGGGTTGGCAGCGGGGCCGCCTCCGGCGCCGGCGGAGCCTCCAGGCCGCCGGCACAGCTGGTGGAGAGGAGGGCAAGGCCACAGAAGGAGAAGGCTCTCAATTGCCCTAGGTGCAACTCCACGAACACCAAGTTTTGCTACTACAACAACTATAGCCTCACCCAACCCAGGTACTTTTGCAAAACGTGTAGGAGGTATTGGACTGAGGGCGGGTCCCTCAGAAATGTCCCTGTTGGTGGTGGCTCGAGAAAGAACAAGAGATCATCTTCATCTGCACCTTCCACCTCcttctccaccaccaccaccaccaccaccaccaccaccaccaccaacaacaacaacaacaactcaaATAAGAAGCTCATGACCCATGacatctccctctcttctccctctcacAACATAAAGTTCAGCCAAAGCCAGGACCTCAACTTGGCTTTCCCCTACCACAGCATGCCTCATGAGTACACTGAGTTCCCAAACAACAGTAGCTgcaacaccaccaccaccgccaacAACATCAACATTAACACCAGTGGCAGCAGCAGGAACAACCCCTACACTGCAAACAGTACTGTTGGTGCCTTCTCTGCCATGGAGCTTCTGAGGAGTGGGATAAGTTCTTCCAGAGGAGTAGGGTCGTTTGTGCCCATGCCTTTACAGGAGTACCCAGGTGGATTAGGTTTCCTGCATGATTTTAGGCCACCCACCACTCTTGGTTTCCCTTTGGATCATGGggtgggtggtggtggtggtggtggtggtggtggtggagaggTTGCTGCTACAGTGGGTGGCACTGGTAACTATGAGAGCTCATTGCAGGAGAGCAGGCTCCTATTCCCCTTTGAGGACTTAAAACCAGCTGTGCCTTCAAATAGTGGTGAGCTCGAGCACAGCAGGATGCAAAGTGGGGATCCTCCTGGGTTTTGGAATGGTATGATACATGGAGGAGGAGGATCATG GTTCATAAGATGCATGACACGTCCCTTCATTCCAACAAAGATTCTTGCATCCATGAATAAAGCACGGAAGGTGCTGCTGAGTGAAGAGAATAAGTAG
- the LOC109708040 gene encoding dof zinc finger protein DOF4.6-like isoform X1 — MDTTQWPHQELGLVKPIEEMMAGVGSGAASGAGGASRPPAQLVERRARPQKEKALNCPRCNSTNTKFCYYNNYSLTQPRYFCKTCRRYWTEGGSLRNVPVGGGSRKNKRSSSSAPSTSFSTTTTTTTTTTTTNNNNNNSNKKLMTHDISLSSPSHNIKFSQSQDLNLAFPYHSMPHEYTEFPNNSSCNTTTTANNININTSGSSRNNPYTANSTVGAFSAMELLRSGISSSRGVGSFVPMPLQEYPGGLGFLHDFRPPTTLGFPLDHGVGGGGGGGGGGGEVAATVGGTGNYESSLQESRLLFPFEDLKPAVPSNSGELEHSRMQSGDPPGFWNGMIHGGGGSCRFIRCMTRPFIPTKILASMNKARKVLLSEENK; from the exons ATGGACACAACCCAGTGGCCTCATCAG GAGCTAGGGCTTGTGAAGCCCATAGAGGAGATGATGGCCGGGGTTGGCAGCGGGGCCGCCTCCGGCGCCGGCGGAGCCTCCAGGCCGCCGGCACAGCTGGTGGAGAGGAGGGCAAGGCCACAGAAGGAGAAGGCTCTCAATTGCCCTAGGTGCAACTCCACGAACACCAAGTTTTGCTACTACAACAACTATAGCCTCACCCAACCCAGGTACTTTTGCAAAACGTGTAGGAGGTATTGGACTGAGGGCGGGTCCCTCAGAAATGTCCCTGTTGGTGGTGGCTCGAGAAAGAACAAGAGATCATCTTCATCTGCACCTTCCACCTCcttctccaccaccaccaccaccaccaccaccaccaccaccaccaacaacaacaacaacaactcaaATAAGAAGCTCATGACCCATGacatctccctctcttctccctctcacAACATAAAGTTCAGCCAAAGCCAGGACCTCAACTTGGCTTTCCCCTACCACAGCATGCCTCATGAGTACACTGAGTTCCCAAACAACAGTAGCTgcaacaccaccaccaccgccaacAACATCAACATTAACACCAGTGGCAGCAGCAGGAACAACCCCTACACTGCAAACAGTACTGTTGGTGCCTTCTCTGCCATGGAGCTTCTGAGGAGTGGGATAAGTTCTTCCAGAGGAGTAGGGTCGTTTGTGCCCATGCCTTTACAGGAGTACCCAGGTGGATTAGGTTTCCTGCATGATTTTAGGCCACCCACCACTCTTGGTTTCCCTTTGGATCATGGggtgggtggtggtggtggtggtggtggtggtggtggagaggTTGCTGCTACAGTGGGTGGCACTGGTAACTATGAGAGCTCATTGCAGGAGAGCAGGCTCCTATTCCCCTTTGAGGACTTAAAACCAGCTGTGCCTTCAAATAGTGGTGAGCTCGAGCACAGCAGGATGCAAAGTGGGGATCCTCCTGGGTTTTGGAATGGTATGATACATGGAGGAGGAGGATCATG CAGGTTCATAAGATGCATGACACGTCCCTTCATTCCAACAAAGATTCTTGCATCCATGAATAAAGCACGGAAGGTGCTGCTGAGTGAAGAGAATAAGTAG
- the LOC109708040 gene encoding dof zinc finger protein DOF4.6-like isoform X3, with product MDTTQWPHQELGLVKPIEEMMAGVGSGAASGAGGASRPPAQLVERRARPQKEKALNCPRCNSTNTKFCYYNNYSLTQPRYFCKTCRRYWTEGGSLRNVPVGGGSRKNKRSSSSAPSTSFSTTTTTTTTTTTTNNNNNNSNKKLMTHDISLSSPSHNIKFSQSQDLNLAFPYHSMPHEYTEFPNNSSCNTTTTANNININTSGSSRNNPYTANSTVGAFSAMELLRSGISSSRGVGSFVPMPLQEYPGGLGFLHDFRPPTTLGFPLDHGVGGGGGGGGGGGEVAATVGGTGNYESSLQESRLLFPFEDLKPAVPSNSGELEHSRMQSGDPPGFWNGMIHGGGGSW from the exons ATGGACACAACCCAGTGGCCTCATCAG GAGCTAGGGCTTGTGAAGCCCATAGAGGAGATGATGGCCGGGGTTGGCAGCGGGGCCGCCTCCGGCGCCGGCGGAGCCTCCAGGCCGCCGGCACAGCTGGTGGAGAGGAGGGCAAGGCCACAGAAGGAGAAGGCTCTCAATTGCCCTAGGTGCAACTCCACGAACACCAAGTTTTGCTACTACAACAACTATAGCCTCACCCAACCCAGGTACTTTTGCAAAACGTGTAGGAGGTATTGGACTGAGGGCGGGTCCCTCAGAAATGTCCCTGTTGGTGGTGGCTCGAGAAAGAACAAGAGATCATCTTCATCTGCACCTTCCACCTCcttctccaccaccaccaccaccaccaccaccaccaccaccaccaacaacaacaacaacaactcaaATAAGAAGCTCATGACCCATGacatctccctctcttctccctctcacAACATAAAGTTCAGCCAAAGCCAGGACCTCAACTTGGCTTTCCCCTACCACAGCATGCCTCATGAGTACACTGAGTTCCCAAACAACAGTAGCTgcaacaccaccaccaccgccaacAACATCAACATTAACACCAGTGGCAGCAGCAGGAACAACCCCTACACTGCAAACAGTACTGTTGGTGCCTTCTCTGCCATGGAGCTTCTGAGGAGTGGGATAAGTTCTTCCAGAGGAGTAGGGTCGTTTGTGCCCATGCCTTTACAGGAGTACCCAGGTGGATTAGGTTTCCTGCATGATTTTAGGCCACCCACCACTCTTGGTTTCCCTTTGGATCATGGggtgggtggtggtggtggtggtggtggtggtggtggagaggTTGCTGCTACAGTGGGTGGCACTGGTAACTATGAGAGCTCATTGCAGGAGAGCAGGCTCCTATTCCCCTTTGAGGACTTAAAACCAGCTGTGCCTTCAAATAGTGGTGAGCTCGAGCACAGCAGGATGCAAAGTGGGGATCCTCCTGGGTTTTGGAATGGTATGATACATGGAGGAGGAGGATCATGGTAG